A stretch of the Elephas maximus indicus isolate mEleMax1 chromosome 3, mEleMax1 primary haplotype, whole genome shotgun sequence genome encodes the following:
- the LOC126072070 gene encoding olfactory receptor 7D2-like: METENQTGVLEFILLGLSEDLELQPFIFGLFLTMYLITVLGNLFIILAVSSNPYLHTPMYFFFSNLSLVDFCFSSTIVPKMLVNIHTEKKAIAYVDCLTQVYFSMLFPILDTLLLTVMAYDRFVAICQPLHYTAIMNPRLCGLLVFTTWFIGVMISLLHISFMMHLTFCKDLEIPHFFCELTKILKLACSDTFLNSTLIYFLTGVLGVFPLIGILFSYAQIVSSIRKMSSSQGKQKAFSTCGSHLSVVSLFYGTSVGVYFTPAVTHSSQNVSIASVMYTVVTPMLNPFIYSLRNKDVQGALGKLLSRVASCL; this comes from the coding sequence atggaaactgaaaaccaaacaggAGTTTTAGAGTTCATCCTCCTTGGACTCTCTGAGGATTTGGAACTGCAGCCCTTCATATTTGGGCTTTTCCTGACCATGTACCTGATCACTGTACTTGGGAACCTATTCATCATCTTGGCTGTCAGCTCTAATCCctacctccacacccccatgtacttcttcttcTCCAATCTGTCCTTAGTTGACTTTTGTTTCAGCAGCACCATAGTCCCTAAAATGCTGGTGAACATCCATACAGAGAAGAAAGCCATCGCCTATGTGGACTGCCTCACTCAGGTCTATTTTTCCATGCTTTTTCCTATTCTGGATACTCTACTCCTGAccgtgatggcctatgaccggtttgtggccatctgtcaaCCTCTGCACTACACGGCCATCATGAACCCCCGCCTCTGTGGCCTGCTGGTTTTTACTACCTGGTTCATTGGTGTCATGATATCCCTGCTCCATATTTCTTTCATGATGCACCTGACCTTCTGTAAAGATCTTGAAATCCCACATTTTTTCTGTGAACTGACAAAGATTCTCAAGTTGGCCTGCTCTGATACCTTCCTGAACAGCACATTGATATATTTTCTGACTGGTGTGCTGGGGGTTTTTCCCCTCATTGGGATCCTTTTCTCTTACGCACAAATTGTCTCATCCATCAGGAAGATGTCCTCATCTCAGGGAAAGCAAAAAGCATTTtccacctgtgggtctcacctctcaGTCGTTTCTTTATTTTATGGGACAAGTGTTGGGGTCTACTTCACCCCTGCAGTGACTCACTCCTCCCAGAATGTCTCAATAGCCTCAGTGATGTACACCGTGGTCACTCCCATGCTGAACCCTTTCATCTACAGCTTGAGGAACAAGGATGTCCAGGGGGCCCTGGGAAAGCTCCTCAGCAGAGTGGCCTCTTGTCTGTGA